The following proteins are co-located in the candidate division WOR-3 bacterium genome:
- a CDS encoding amidohydrolase family protein — MKLLKSSQIFDGEKFVEGYSILINNGVVESLVSKDEEPFVTKIAEITDFGEVIIIPGFIDTHTHMLNYGINQETSLEKFETLEETLEFIEKFVSQNDLPFYIFTDFDESKWKVATPPTKAELDKISEKPIFLRRICGHMGVANTPFIKLLSQRIDLKQTQYDPETGIFLEEVPLKIHSLFQYSEDFQEKALLKAQDIFIKNGITMIHEIGSYRELRLLQKLHRENKLKIRVRFYISDSSPYNFEFTGIERGFGDPFIKFQGLKYFADGSVGGESALFTFPYGRKNSQGIWLLREGVEEEFRKAMELGLQVAIHAIGNLAIKRVLDIIKEVGSGENFRIEHFEFPDDEDIERATNLRIKISIQPNFVYNWGQEKGMYESKLGPFYLKNNPFRKLIQTGLEFAFGSDAMPPSPIIGIKGATLHPKEEERLSKEDALIYYTKKGALLTQEAGLFGEIKAGAAADFTVVDPNLEEVKATIINGEILCCG; from the coding sequence ATGAAACTACTAAAATCATCACAAATATTTGATGGAGAAAAATTTGTGGAAGGGTATTCTATTCTAATAAACAACGGAGTTGTCGAGTCTTTGGTCTCTAAAGATGAAGAACCATTCGTAACTAAGATTGCAGAAATAACTGATTTCGGAGAAGTTATAATTATCCCAGGCTTTATTGACACCCATACCCATATGTTAAACTACGGAATAAACCAAGAAACCAGCTTAGAAAAATTTGAGACTCTCGAAGAGACGCTGGAATTTATTGAAAAATTTGTTTCGCAAAATGACCTTCCTTTTTATATTTTTACCGACTTTGATGAATCGAAGTGGAAAGTTGCCACCCCTCCTACAAAGGCTGAACTCGACAAAATATCTGAAAAGCCCATATTCTTGCGGAGAATCTGTGGACATATGGGCGTTGCTAACACCCCCTTTATAAAACTTCTAAGCCAGAGAATCGACTTAAAACAAACTCAATACGACCCCGAAACAGGGATTTTCCTGGAAGAGGTCCCCTTAAAAATTCACTCACTTTTCCAATACAGCGAGGATTTTCAGGAGAAAGCGTTGCTTAAGGCACAGGATATTTTCATAAAAAATGGAATTACCATGATCCATGAAATAGGCTCCTATAGAGAACTCCGGTTGCTACAGAAACTGCACAGGGAAAATAAGTTGAAAATAAGAGTTAGATTCTACATATCCGACTCCTCTCCCTATAACTTTGAATTCACCGGAATAGAAAGGGGATTTGGTGATCCATTCATCAAGTTTCAGGGCCTTAAATACTTTGCCGATGGATCAGTGGGTGGTGAGTCAGCTTTGTTTACGTTCCCCTACGGCAGAAAGAACTCTCAAGGAATCTGGCTCCTTAGAGAAGGCGTAGAAGAAGAATTTCGTAAGGCAATGGAGTTAGGGCTGCAGGTTGCAATCCATGCCATAGGTAATTTAGCAATAAAAAGAGTCCTGGATATCATCAAAGAAGTGGGAAGCGGTGAAAACTTCAGGATAGAACATTTTGAATTCCCTGACGATGAGGACATTGAAAGGGCAACGAATCTAAGGATAAAGATCTCTATTCAACCCAATTTTGTCTATAACTGGGGGCAAGAAAAGGGAATGTACGAATCGAAACTTGGCCCATTCTATCTAAAAAACAATCCCTTCCGAAAGCTTATCCAAACCGGTCTTGAATTTGCCTTTGGTTCCGATGCAATGCCTCCATCGCCAATCATAGGCATTAAAGGTGCAACTCTCCATCCTAAAGAGGAAGAACGTCTTAGTAAGGAGGATGCTTTAATTTACTATACAAAAAAGGGTGCCCTTTTGACCCAAGAAGCGGGGTTATTCGGAGAAATTAAAGCAGGTGCTGCTGCTGATTTTACTGTTGTTGATCCCAATTTAGAAGAAGTTAAAGCAACGATAATAAATGGAGAGATCCTTTGCTGTGGATGA
- a CDS encoding flavoprotein, whose amino-acid sequence MKIAWCITGAEMFLNEVIELIRKIDKEKVEIFLSKSAMEILARYKILEKLEGYKINDEGNTSIFVITKLFSGRFDKIVIAPCSTNTIAKMVHGISDTLVTNIFSQGGKLRIPIYVLPSDNQEFIEFSTISGKKHLLFMREIDKENLKKLAKFEGVKIFNNVRELEAALFDQG is encoded by the coding sequence ATGAAAATAGCCTGGTGTATAACAGGAGCAGAGATGTTTTTAAATGAGGTCATAGAGTTGATTCGCAAAATCGATAAAGAAAAGGTAGAAATTTTCCTTTCAAAGTCAGCAATGGAAATTTTAGCACGTTATAAAATTCTTGAAAAACTCGAAGGTTATAAGATAAATGATGAAGGAAATACCTCAATTTTTGTAATTACAAAACTCTTCTCGGGCAGATTCGATAAAATCGTAATCGCCCCATGCTCCACAAATACAATTGCAAAAATGGTTCATGGAATTAGTGACACACTGGTGACAAACATCTTCAGTCAGGGTGGAAAATTAAGGATTCCCATCTATGTTTTACCAAGCGACAATCAGGAATTTATTGAATTTTCAACAATAAGTGGAAAAAAACACCTACTTTTTATGAGAGAAATAGACAAGGAAAACTTGAAAAAATTGGCAAAATTTGAAGGTGTTAAGATTTTCAACAACGTCAGGGAACTTGAAGCAGCCCTATTTGACCAAGGGTGA
- a CDS encoding peptidoglycan DD-metalloendopeptidase family protein, which produces MKRIYNVIITSNTGDFYKSFSITHRRWKVIRFLLILFATLILFSAIFYGRLYMLALKARALEVENQKLREENQKVKELEKQLYALEELRVKIYKMLGVDKSPTMESLYSVNSSPKEATIKDTTPKENKANELTAISQEFQGYAKILYDEERFIPRGAPTDGFITQKFSSNHQGIDFATPIGTPVKSPADGLVKDIYEDRYLGLVLVLSHGSKYETLYGHLKEILVKKGQIVKKGDVVALTGNSGISSGPHLHYEIKYLGINMNPENYLY; this is translated from the coding sequence ATGAAGAGGATTTACAATGTAATTATAACTTCGAACACCGGGGATTTTTACAAATCCTTTTCTATAACTCATAGAAGGTGGAAAGTAATCAGGTTTTTGCTCATATTATTCGCAACCCTTATCCTCTTTTCTGCAATCTTTTATGGAAGGCTTTACATGCTCGCGCTCAAGGCAAGAGCCCTCGAAGTGGAAAACCAGAAACTACGCGAGGAGAATCAGAAAGTAAAAGAGCTGGAAAAACAACTTTACGCCCTCGAGGAACTGAGGGTTAAAATTTACAAAATGCTTGGTGTTGACAAAAGTCCAACTATGGAGAGCCTCTACAGTGTAAATTCTTCACCAAAAGAAGCAACCATTAAGGATACTACTCCAAAAGAAAACAAAGCTAATGAACTAACTGCAATCTCTCAGGAATTCCAAGGATACGCAAAGATTTTATACGATGAGGAAAGATTCATTCCACGGGGCGCCCCCACAGATGGATTTATTACACAGAAATTTAGTTCCAATCACCAAGGAATAGATTTTGCTACCCCTATAGGTACACCTGTAAAATCCCCGGCTGACGGTTTAGTAAAGGACATTTATGAAGACAGATACTTAGGGCTTGTCCTTGTTCTGAGCCACGGTTCAAAATATGAAACCCTATACGGCCACTTAAAGGAGATACTGGTTAAAAAGGGACAAATAGTTAAGAAGGGCGATGTTGTAGCTTTAACTGGAAATAGCGGAATAAGCAGTGGACCCCATTTACACTATGAGATTAAATATCTTGGAATTAACATGAACCCAGAAAACTACTTATATTAA
- the uvrA gene encoding excinuclease ABC subunit UvrA has protein sequence MNDKIIVKGARVHNLKNIDVEIPKYKFVVITGVSGSGKSSLAFDTIYAEGQRRYVESLSSYARQFLGLMEKPDVDFIEGLSPAISIEQRKGGWNPRSTVGTVTEIYDYLRLLFARIGVPHCIYHNVPLVKKTLDEIVDEILNLPQGQYVQILAPVVRGRKGEYKDLFERYLKKGFLRAYVDGELVELEDPPTLEKYKTHVIDILVDRVSVDKENRSRISESVETALKEADGLVKLKFEDTGKEVVYSEKLMCPICDFSMEDLEPRIFSFNSPYGACPECSGLGVKLEIDPYKLINSEDLSILEGAIKPWGEPNPFLEEKLLRLAKEKKVDLDTPWSDLPQSFKNLILYGTEDPSKDYYRQDKMEQDYYYFEGVIPYLWRRYHETESDWVKEEIERYMVKKTCPMCGGSRLKKESLYVRIRDKSIWDITRMSISSALEWFKNLKLSGKEELIGKQIVKEIISRLSFLVDVGLDYLTLERSTDTLSSGEEQRVRLATQIGSGLTGVLYVLDEPSIGLHPRDIDRLIGTIKKLRDLGNTVIVVEHDKETIQEADWIIDLGPGAGDKGGKVVFSGTYEEILKSRKSLTGQYLAGIKTIPVPKKRRKPKGDFLILRGARHNNLKGIDLKIPLGLFVCVTGVSGSGKSSLIQDTLYVALMRYFHGSRETPGAFDKIEGLEKIDKVINIDQSPIGRTPRSNPATYTSAFTPIREFFATLKESRKRGYTPGRFSFNVKGGRCEACAGEGFIKVEMQFLPDVYVPCEVCKGKRYNKETLEVKYKDKSIADVLDMSVDEAYELFKDIPAIERKLKLLKDVGLGYIKLGQPATTLSGGEAQRIKLAKELSKVATGRTLYILDEPTTGLHFDDVKKLIAVLQRLVDLGNTVLVIEHNLDVIKSADWIIDLGPEAGEKGGWIVAEGPPEEIAKNPKSYTGLYLRKELENSTF, from the coding sequence ATGAATGACAAGATAATCGTAAAAGGTGCGAGGGTACATAACCTCAAAAATATTGATGTTGAAATTCCCAAATATAAATTTGTAGTTATTACTGGCGTTTCAGGTTCAGGAAAATCATCCCTTGCCTTCGACACCATATATGCTGAAGGTCAGAGAAGGTATGTAGAATCTCTATCATCTTACGCGAGGCAATTTCTCGGTTTAATGGAGAAGCCAGATGTAGATTTTATTGAGGGGCTTTCTCCAGCCATCTCCATCGAACAGAGAAAAGGTGGTTGGAATCCGAGGTCCACGGTGGGAACAGTTACGGAAATCTATGACTACTTAAGATTGCTCTTTGCTCGGATAGGCGTACCCCATTGTATCTATCATAATGTGCCCTTAGTAAAGAAGACCCTCGATGAGATTGTAGATGAGATTTTGAATCTTCCTCAGGGGCAGTATGTTCAAATTCTCGCCCCGGTGGTGAGGGGTAGAAAAGGAGAATATAAGGATCTTTTTGAAAGGTATCTTAAAAAGGGATTTCTAAGGGCCTATGTGGATGGAGAGCTTGTAGAACTCGAAGACCCACCAACTCTTGAGAAATATAAGACCCATGTTATTGATATCCTGGTTGATAGGGTAAGTGTGGACAAAGAAAATCGCAGTCGGATTTCTGAGTCTGTGGAGACGGCTCTTAAAGAAGCCGATGGCCTTGTTAAGCTTAAATTTGAGGATACGGGAAAAGAGGTAGTATATTCGGAAAAATTGATGTGTCCAATTTGTGATTTTTCCATGGAGGATCTCGAGCCAAGGATCTTTTCTTTTAACTCTCCCTATGGTGCCTGCCCCGAATGCTCGGGTTTGGGTGTTAAGTTGGAAATTGATCCGTATAAACTTATAAACTCTGAGGATCTTTCAATTCTTGAAGGCGCCATAAAACCATGGGGGGAACCCAATCCATTTCTCGAAGAAAAACTTTTGAGACTTGCTAAAGAAAAAAAGGTGGACCTCGATACCCCATGGTCTGATTTGCCCCAGAGTTTTAAGAATTTGATATTGTACGGAACTGAAGACCCTTCAAAGGACTATTATAGACAGGATAAAATGGAACAGGACTACTACTATTTTGAAGGTGTTATTCCCTACTTGTGGCGGAGATACCATGAGACCGAGTCTGACTGGGTCAAAGAAGAAATAGAGAGGTATATGGTAAAAAAGACCTGTCCCATGTGTGGAGGGTCGAGGCTTAAAAAGGAATCGCTTTACGTAAGAATCCGGGATAAATCGATATGGGATATTACCAGGATGAGTATATCTTCGGCCCTTGAATGGTTTAAGAATCTTAAGCTTTCTGGAAAAGAAGAGTTAATTGGAAAGCAGATAGTGAAAGAGATCATTTCAAGATTATCTTTCTTAGTGGATGTAGGTCTCGATTATCTGACTCTTGAAAGATCCACCGATACCCTTTCTTCAGGAGAAGAGCAGAGGGTGAGATTGGCCACCCAAATCGGTTCAGGACTAACAGGGGTGCTTTATGTGCTTGATGAGCCTTCCATAGGGCTTCATCCAAGGGATATCGACAGGCTCATTGGCACGATCAAGAAGCTGAGGGACCTTGGAAATACCGTTATTGTTGTAGAACACGATAAGGAAACAATCCAGGAAGCAGACTGGATTATCGATCTGGGGCCAGGCGCGGGTGATAAAGGTGGTAAAGTTGTTTTCAGTGGGACCTATGAAGAAATTTTAAAATCAAGAAAGTCTCTAACAGGTCAGTATTTGGCAGGAATTAAGACCATACCCGTCCCTAAGAAGAGAAGAAAGCCTAAAGGCGATTTTCTCATTCTGAGAGGCGCAAGACATAACAATTTAAAAGGAATAGACCTTAAAATACCTCTTGGTCTTTTTGTATGCGTAACTGGGGTTTCGGGATCCGGTAAATCTTCTCTAATTCAGGATACCCTTTATGTGGCTTTGATGCGGTATTTCCACGGTTCGCGAGAGACTCCCGGAGCCTTTGACAAGATTGAAGGGCTTGAGAAGATAGATAAGGTGATAAACATTGATCAAAGCCCTATAGGTAGAACACCGAGGTCTAATCCTGCAACCTATACTTCAGCCTTCACGCCGATTAGGGAGTTTTTCGCTACCCTTAAGGAATCGCGTAAGAGAGGGTATACCCCGGGGAGATTTTCTTTCAATGTTAAAGGTGGTCGTTGTGAAGCTTGCGCTGGTGAAGGATTTATAAAGGTAGAAATGCAGTTTTTACCTGATGTTTATGTGCCCTGCGAGGTTTGTAAAGGTAAACGCTATAATAAGGAAACCTTGGAGGTAAAGTACAAAGATAAGAGTATTGCCGATGTTCTTGATATGTCGGTAGATGAAGCCTATGAACTTTTTAAGGATATTCCAGCGATCGAGCGAAAATTGAAACTTTTGAAAGATGTGGGGTTAGGCTATATAAAGCTTGGCCAACCGGCCACAACCCTGTCGGGAGGCGAGGCGCAGAGGATTAAACTGGCAAAGGAACTTTCAAAAGTTGCAACAGGCCGGACCCTGTATATTCTTGACGAACCAACGACGGGGCTACACTTCGATGATGTGAAAAAACTGATAGCGGTCCTACAGCGTTTGGTGGACCTTGGGAATACCGTTCTTGTTATTGAACACAACCTGGATGTTATAAAATCTGCTGACTGGATTATTGATCTCGGACCTGAGGCTGGTGAAAAGGGTGGTTGGATTGTGGCAGAAGGACCCCCAGAGGAGATCGCAAAGAATCCCAAATCATATACGGGTTTGTATTTAAGGAAAGAACTGGAAAACTCTACCTTTTAA
- a CDS encoding ATP-binding protein, producing the protein MKSELHSLRGKLLKYIRVLDENLKLFQQHDVIVLGISGGYDSITLTDIITQYNTQRRLSLKIYPVFVNNHFKPLLNEDKLRKLLQERGLELTILEDAETEKNIKFNLKPFNPCFICSRERKKKLLEFAYTLKSNKVLLAHTLDDAIETLFLNILYSRGISTIMPVQPLFQGKFFIVRPFIFVEKSLVKKYATLLGIDQKLEGECPYDRSSKRSFVREFLHELYAKDPIVKNNIKHALFHCNEKFLWHQYIDLKELLP; encoded by the coding sequence ATGAAATCAGAACTTCACAGCCTTCGGGGCAAACTTTTAAAATACATCAGAGTCCTGGATGAAAATTTAAAGCTTTTTCAGCAACACGATGTTATAGTACTTGGAATTTCAGGAGGATATGACAGTATCACGCTAACGGATATCATTACACAATACAACACCCAAAGAAGGTTGAGTCTGAAGATATACCCCGTATTTGTTAACAATCATTTCAAACCTCTACTAAATGAGGATAAACTTAGAAAACTCCTCCAAGAAAGAGGGCTCGAACTAACCATTCTCGAAGATGCTGAAACAGAAAAAAACATTAAATTCAACCTCAAACCTTTCAACCCCTGTTTTATTTGCAGTAGAGAAAGAAAAAAGAAATTGCTTGAATTCGCCTATACATTAAAATCAAACAAAGTACTCCTTGCCCATACCTTAGATGACGCCATTGAGACTTTATTCTTGAATATTCTTTATTCCAGAGGAATTAGCACTATAATGCCTGTTCAGCCCTTATTCCAGGGTAAGTTTTTTATAGTAAGACCTTTCATATTTGTAGAAAAGTCTCTGGTGAAAAAATACGCCACTCTCCTTGGCATTGATCAAAAACTTGAAGGGGAATGCCCTTACGATAGGTCATCAAAAAGAAGTTTTGTAAGAGAATTTCTTCACGAACTATATGCAAAGGATCCGATAGTAAAAAACAATATCAAACATGCACTTTTTCACTGTAATGAAAAGTTCCTTTGGCACCAATATATCGATTTAAAAGAGCTTTTGCCTTAG
- a CDS encoding site-2 protease family protein, producing MDEVIREVEKFGSIVEVFENKIRVIFYENPDKAIQELRQKLSPRGIIFKVTKENDYFVLTFAETGDEKNNIFIPIVLLILTIFTTLIAGALQQGYVPWQNWSYLWKGAPFSFAVILILGGHELSHFIAAKKNGVKTTFPYFIPFPNPLIGTMGAFIRVKSPITDRKALIEMGASGPIASFLIAIPFSIYGLMNSKIVELREGSISLGTPIIFQILSKLTLGNVPKDSMVLLHPVAFAGWLGFFVTALNLIPVGQLDGGHILFGIFGKKAHYLISRILILILLPLGFLWNGWWTWAILLLILGSRHPAPLYWEEKLPLSAKYLAIASFLIFILCFVPVPIKVVP from the coding sequence GTGGATGAGGTAATCAGAGAAGTAGAAAAATTCGGAAGTATAGTAGAAGTTTTCGAGAATAAAATCAGAGTAATTTTTTATGAAAACCCAGACAAGGCCATACAAGAATTGAGACAAAAACTCTCCCCCCGTGGAATCATTTTTAAAGTAACTAAAGAAAACGATTATTTTGTACTCACCTTTGCAGAAACCGGTGACGAGAAAAACAATATTTTCATTCCAATTGTACTCTTAATTTTAACAATCTTCACGACCCTAATTGCTGGGGCTCTACAGCAAGGCTATGTGCCATGGCAAAATTGGTCTTACCTCTGGAAAGGTGCCCCCTTTTCCTTTGCTGTCATCTTGATTCTTGGGGGTCATGAACTATCCCATTTTATAGCCGCCAAAAAAAATGGGGTTAAAACAACCTTCCCGTACTTTATACCATTCCCAAACCCCCTCATCGGCACAATGGGGGCTTTTATAAGGGTTAAGTCACCGATCACTGACAGAAAAGCTCTTATTGAAATGGGGGCCTCGGGTCCAATAGCGAGCTTTCTAATCGCAATTCCTTTTTCAATATACGGACTCATGAATAGTAAAATCGTAGAGCTACGCGAAGGGAGTATATCCTTAGGAACTCCAATCATCTTTCAGATTCTTTCAAAATTAACCCTCGGGAATGTGCCAAAGGATTCTATGGTTCTTTTGCATCCTGTTGCCTTTGCTGGGTGGCTCGGGTTTTTTGTAACCGCATTGAATCTAATTCCCGTGGGTCAATTGGATGGGGGGCACATCCTATTTGGAATATTCGGTAAAAAGGCCCACTACTTAATCTCTCGAATACTTATACTCATCCTTCTGCCCCTTGGTTTTTTATGGAATGGCTGGTGGACATGGGCTATTTTACTACTTATCCTCGGGTCAAGACATCCGGCCCCCCTTTATTGGGAAGAAAAACTTCCCTTATCCGCAAAATACCTCGCAATAGCATCATTTTTAATATTCATCTTGTGCTTCGTTCCAGTACCTATTAAGGTAGTGCCATGA
- a CDS encoding M6 family metalloprotease domain-containing protein, whose product MRKSGNLQSWVSIMEDARKRGMDAPSEELMDKMNKEMQVARETKTKVIKRAVVIMCDFSDNVGTTPAAHYDSLTNGPFTTGSVKEFYLENSYGNLEFQFLVTPVWVRLPNPYTYYTNNNYGMGDWPQNAQKMAYDAVVAADPYIDFSQCDMDNDGYVDALVIVHAGPGAESTGDPNDIWSHAWVIPTTLIVDGKQAYWYTTVPENAGCGVIAHEMGHRPLGLPDLYDTDYSSEGLGNWSLMAGGSWNGGGAIPSHLDAWCKYRLGFVRVDTVSSNRIYQSIPAVEDTGIIFRLWTNGATDNRYFLVENRRLKKFDRALPGEGLLIYHIDDARANNNNEWYPGQNYLYHYKVALEQADGRWDLEHNINRGDAGDPWPGTSNNRDFHNYSIPDSKDYGNPMITTYVGVLNISNPGDTMYADLMVSSYNNIKVTSISVPRADTLNASSEFKLRVFNNGFTLLNRDLNFKVYNESGDLVYDTTVTGISVDTGMADTVSVYFTPSIDDCEYSYHIGLTATDDVPRDDSLIGLYYAKSIVRGYDVARSEGDNYWMPHIVDGVVDDLEYYGSPWLDISNFLAANGETHRTIRETYMKSHIFHDTLFVAFKVIGDSTLGNNDYITFVIDDNGDGSFPASNSNEGEITFRDGTTRLSYFKPYTSSGTGTIQTLTLPQAYTVQNNVKYAEVAIPIGLSGSGPAYYLNLSGDYSSFMPKVFVKVTDGSKIVGWWPQNTPYASTVRDISYFATLTSTPVSVIERPLRYEVKVDWKGPYIVLRGAGLKGKSLKVSLYDASGRKVVQRLVKVSDSESEKIDLRNLASGVYFAEVEMDGKVIGSYKGVLIK is encoded by the coding sequence ATGAGAAAGAGTGGAAACCTGCAAAGCTGGGTTTCCATAATGGAGGATGCCAGAAAGAGAGGAATGGATGCTCCTTCGGAAGAGCTGATGGATAAAATGAATAAAGAGATGCAAGTCGCTCGGGAAACGAAAACGAAGGTTATTAAAAGGGCAGTAGTTATAATGTGCGATTTCTCCGATAATGTAGGGACCACACCCGCGGCACATTACGATTCCTTGACAAATGGGCCTTTTACCACGGGGAGTGTTAAAGAATTTTATTTAGAGAATTCGTATGGAAATCTGGAGTTTCAATTCTTGGTAACGCCCGTTTGGGTGAGGTTACCCAACCCTTATACTTATTATACTAATAACAATTATGGAATGGGTGATTGGCCTCAGAATGCTCAGAAAATGGCTTATGACGCCGTCGTTGCCGCTGATCCTTATATAGATTTCTCCCAGTGTGATATGGATAACGATGGATATGTTGATGCCCTCGTTATTGTACATGCAGGTCCAGGAGCTGAATCTACAGGGGATCCAAATGACATTTGGTCTCACGCGTGGGTTATTCCTACTACTTTGATAGTGGATGGAAAACAGGCCTATTGGTATACGACAGTTCCAGAAAATGCGGGTTGCGGTGTTATTGCTCATGAAATGGGTCACAGACCCCTGGGACTTCCAGATCTTTATGACACAGATTATTCTTCAGAAGGGCTTGGCAACTGGTCGCTAATGGCCGGTGGTTCCTGGAATGGAGGTGGCGCTATTCCTTCCCATTTAGACGCATGGTGTAAATACAGGCTCGGATTTGTGAGGGTCGATACTGTCAGTAGCAATAGAATTTACCAGAGTATTCCGGCCGTTGAGGATACAGGAATAATTTTTAGACTCTGGACAAATGGTGCGACGGACAACAGATATTTCCTTGTAGAAAATAGAAGGTTAAAGAAATTTGACAGAGCTTTACCAGGTGAGGGACTTCTGATTTATCATATTGACGATGCAAGGGCTAATAACAACAACGAGTGGTACCCAGGGCAGAATTATCTTTACCATTACAAGGTTGCACTGGAGCAGGCTGATGGTCGATGGGACTTAGAACACAATATAAACCGGGGTGATGCGGGAGATCCATGGCCAGGTACAAGCAACAATAGGGATTTCCATAATTATTCAATTCCTGATTCAAAGGATTATGGAAATCCAATGATTACAACCTATGTTGGCGTGCTAAACATTTCAAACCCTGGTGACACGATGTATGCAGACCTTATGGTCTCCAGTTATAACAATATTAAAGTGACATCAATTTCTGTTCCAAGGGCTGACACCCTCAATGCTTCTTCAGAGTTCAAACTCAGGGTATTCAATAATGGATTCACCTTGCTCAATAGAGACTTGAACTTTAAGGTATACAACGAATCTGGTGATCTGGTTTACGATACGACTGTAACCGGGATTTCTGTTGATACTGGAATGGCTGACACTGTGAGCGTTTACTTCACTCCATCCATTGATGATTGTGAATATAGTTACCACATTGGCCTAACTGCGACTGATGACGTACCAAGGGATGATTCTTTAATTGGCCTTTACTATGCCAAAAGTATAGTCAGGGGTTATGATGTAGCTCGTTCTGAAGGTGACAATTACTGGATGCCTCACATAGTTGATGGAGTCGTTGATGACCTCGAATATTACGGCTCCCCCTGGCTTGATATTAGTAATTTTCTCGCAGCTAATGGAGAAACACACAGAACCATAAGAGAGACCTACATGAAATCCCATATATTCCATGATACCCTTTTTGTAGCCTTTAAAGTAATCGGCGACAGTACCTTGGGTAATAACGATTACATAACCTTTGTGATTGACGATAATGGGGATGGTTCTTTCCCGGCGAGTAATAGCAACGAGGGTGAAATCACCTTTAGAGACGGTACTACGAGATTGAGTTACTTCAAACCATATACTTCTTCGGGAACTGGAACAATACAGACTTTAACTTTACCGCAGGCTTACACTGTACAGAACAATGTAAAGTATGCTGAGGTTGCAATTCCTATAGGGCTTTCTGGTTCGGGTCCCGCTTATTATCTGAATTTATCGGGAGACTATTCTTCCTTCATGCCGAAGGTCTTTGTTAAAGTGACCGATGGTTCCAAGATCGTTGGATGGTGGCCTCAAAATACGCCTTATGCTTCTACGGTCAGAGATATTAGCTATTTTGCAACCCTGACTTCAACGCCTGTAAGCGTGATCGAAAGGCCTCTCCGTTATGAAGTGAAAGTGGATTGGAAGGGACCTTATATAGTTCTGAGAGGAGCTGGCCTTAAGGGTAAAAGCTTGAAAGTTTCCCTCTACGATGCCTCCGGTAGGAAAGTTGTTCAAAGGTTAGTTAAGGTTTCTGATTCCGAAAGCGAAAAAATAGATTTGAGGAATCTGGCTTCTGGTGTCTACTTTGCTGAAGTAGAGATGGATGGAAAGGTGATCGGGTCCTATAAGGGGGTTTTAATAAAGTAA